CTTCTTCATCAGAAAGTGAGTAAAACAGAGCTTTGTACATGATCAACTTTGTATTGTATGAAATTACTCTTTTTGCCAAAGGAGATTTGTATTCTCCTACAATTTCCAGACCACCATCGTTGCTACTTTCATCTGCATAACCATCAAAATACTGTTTCAAGGCAGCACCCAATCTGGCACTGAGTTCTTTATTATCTTCTTTGATGAACATACGAGCTACACCAAAAGATTCTGTGAAAATATTGGGATTGATGTTTTTGATCTCGTTGCCACGTTCATCAATGAATTGACTTTCCCAGCGGAAGCTGGCAAAAGGATCTACCACCAAACCCAAAGTAAAACGGAACATCGATTCAAAATCGATCAGGTCAGTAGATTTTTCCGGTTTTGCCCATTTTCTATCACCGTTGATATCAACAAACTGATTATGAGTCTGCCCAAAAGCCAGTTTAAGTGTATTCTTGTTATTCAGCTTTGGATTCAGTTGTTTTTCTGCCAGCAGATTTGCATTGAACGTCCAGGATATTGATCCCAGTTCCGAACCTGCCCAGTTATCGCTGTATTCATTCTGATTCAAATTCAAAGAAACATCTGCAGATTTTGTCCAGCCTTCGGCACTTAAAACTGCACTAATTGCAATTAAACTTAAAAGTAAAATTAACTTTTTCATTTCTCCCCCATATTTTATGTTTTTTTTAAAAGAAATATCTTACGCCAAGTGCGCCGTTAAAACCGAAATCTGTTTCCGGCATCAAATCCAAAATTGGAACAACTTCCAGAAAAATATCTAATGGAGCACCTGAAACCTGATAAGCAATTCCGATTGGAACTCTAATTCCTACATTTGGATCGTCTGCCAATTTTACTCTAACACCAATTCCATAATAAACCGGTAATTGCTGATTGATCAGACCAAAATTATGCCACAGCATATCTGCGTGAATATGTAGTGCACCTTCATCTCCAAAAGACCAGGCAGCTGCTGCATCAAAAGCTGTGCTTTTTCCAGTCCACAGTTTTGCACTCAAGCCGGTTGGCTCGCCCAGAATTATACCTAATCCAGTTCCTGAATTTTGAG
This window of the Candidatus Cloacimonadota bacterium genome carries:
- a CDS encoding DUF3078 domain-containing protein, producing the protein MKKLILLLSLIAISAVLSAEGWTKSADVSLNLNQNEYSDNWAGSELGSISWTFNANLLAEKQLNPKLNNKNTLKLAFGQTHNQFVDINGDRKWAKPEKSTDLIDFESMFRFTLGLVVDPFASFRWESQFIDERGNEIKNINPNIFTESFGVARMFIKEDNKELSARLGAALKQYFDGYADESSNDGGLEIVGEYKSPLAKRVISYNTKLIMYKALFYSLSDEEDNVDYTENWEAVRMDWEHILSASITKLINLNLYVQFIYDERQIDELQFKETLGLGFAYKLM